The following proteins are co-located in the Agromyces laixinhei genome:
- a CDS encoding family 43 glycosylhydrolase → MRHTVTRRLFAGIAAAAVGLAGAVVATQPATAATELVAHYPLNETGGTTAVDASGSGRDAIYAGSPALTGAEGVRLDGTDDHVRLPNDILAGLTSITVSAEVLVRGSQGTPYFIYGFGNTDGGGAGNGYLYSTGNTYKASIATGNWSTEQTANSGANLARDVWKTITYTLDDATDTSRIYLDGVQVGQNTNVTITPGSIGNGVTTANYLGRSVYNADRYLAGSLREVRIYDAALSATDVAALHPSDETKVERDAAALSLGDLRGVTADLTLPATAPNGSEVTWMSSDPDVISASGAMTRPAAGEPSVDITLTATLTRGSALQTREFVATVLPQPGGESLAQEDLDALSIPNADEIRGNIALAMVGAVNGSQITWSASPVGVITTDEQNGKAPGVVTRGTADTTVTLTASVPDTDAERELTVTVKAAPVDLDTDYSAGYLWTHFATEGGYEKIFFGHSDDGLHWSKLNDNSPILANLGGDLGVRDPHLVRAPEGDKYWIIGTDLHAEGGGPGGSGWDQLNASQNIVVWESTDLVNWSDQRIVFAGFEHAGNVWAPEAIYNDATGEYYVYWSARDRRENETPDWALRVYLTKTRDFVNFTEPQVWASLNAQGDGQTGPNIIDSTIAKEGDTYYRFSTSDWHTIVDTSTSLDGPWQTVIDREEAASHGLKPRMEGHTVYQLPDDRWAVMGDDSGYYGHTADTLAGGQFTQLTAGAGADQYSFDQRFRHGSVLPLSAAEESRLLEAYGEPPEEPEEPEEPQQTPIAEYTFDDGTLTDSVGDADLIASGTAAVATDATKGQALRLTGAANGFASFPTGFYDGRSTMTVSMDVKSEKTSGNFFTFALGADSTKYYFLRVRGGDVRSAITPNSWQNESAVTGSVTAGEWHRIDVVFEGATMTVYADGVRLGENTALNTTVADLGSDLVGYLGKSFYSADGYFQGWFDNVRVYNRALPAAEILANAGATDQLIDISLENPGVLKTDPIVDGDAHTVIFPVKKGTDVSALAPTFAVAEGVSVSPASGTTVDLSEPVEYTLTEPDASTTTWHMETRVVGSPVLPGLHADPNIAVFGDTYYLYVTSDGYPGWGGKEFYVWKSKDLVDWERSEEPFLTLDGANGNVPWATGNAWAPTIIERDGKYYFYFSGHNPTHDRKTIGVAVADSPEGPFTAQPTAMILNTEAVTSGQAIDPAAFHDPVTGKYYLAWGNGGPSNGPVLAELADDMVSIKPGSYERISGLTDFREGLFFNYRDGVYHLTYSIDDTGSENYRVGYATATSMAGPWTYRGVILQKDLSLGIKGPGHSSIINVPGTDDWYIAYHRFAIPGGDGNHRETTIDKLEFGPDGLMQPVTPTLESVVPQAIEHPSSGPDVEVIAATRCVAGKVYLTVRSQNRDDLPVTLQVQTAYGAKTIADVAPGKAATQAFATRVANVDAGVATVTATVDGETVSSVVEAPFEGQACG, encoded by the coding sequence ATGAGGCATACAGTCACTCGGCGACTCTTCGCCGGAATCGCCGCGGCCGCGGTGGGACTCGCGGGAGCGGTCGTCGCGACACAGCCGGCTACTGCGGCCACCGAGCTGGTGGCCCACTATCCGCTGAATGAAACCGGAGGGACGACTGCGGTCGACGCCTCGGGGTCAGGTCGGGATGCCATCTATGCGGGCTCGCCCGCATTGACCGGCGCAGAAGGGGTGCGGCTCGACGGAACCGACGACCACGTGCGGCTGCCGAACGACATCCTCGCCGGCCTGACATCGATCACCGTCAGCGCCGAGGTGCTCGTGCGCGGATCGCAGGGAACGCCGTATTTCATCTACGGCTTCGGCAACACCGACGGCGGCGGCGCCGGCAACGGGTACCTGTACTCGACGGGCAACACGTACAAGGCCTCGATCGCGACCGGCAACTGGTCGACCGAGCAGACGGCGAACAGCGGCGCGAACCTGGCGCGCGACGTCTGGAAGACGATCACGTACACGCTCGACGACGCCACCGACACCTCCCGCATCTACCTCGACGGCGTGCAGGTCGGGCAGAACACGAACGTCACGATCACACCGGGCTCGATCGGCAACGGTGTCACGACGGCCAACTACCTCGGCCGCTCCGTCTACAACGCCGACCGATACCTCGCTGGAAGCCTGCGCGAGGTGCGAATCTACGACGCGGCGCTCTCGGCGACGGACGTCGCAGCCCTGCACCCGTCGGACGAGACGAAGGTCGAGCGTGACGCGGCAGCCCTCTCGCTCGGCGACCTGCGCGGCGTGACGGCCGACCTCACGCTCCCCGCAACAGCCCCCAACGGATCAGAAGTGACCTGGATGTCCAGCGACCCCGACGTCATCTCGGCGTCGGGTGCGATGACGAGGCCGGCGGCCGGTGAGCCCTCGGTCGACATCACCCTCACCGCCACGCTCACTCGGGGCTCCGCCTTGCAGACGCGGGAGTTCGTCGCAACGGTGCTTCCGCAGCCGGGCGGGGAGTCTCTCGCGCAGGAGGACCTCGACGCCCTTTCGATCCCGAACGCCGACGAGATCCGCGGCAACATCGCGCTCGCGATGGTGGGAGCGGTGAACGGAAGTCAGATCACCTGGTCCGCCTCGCCGGTCGGTGTCATCACCACCGACGAACAGAACGGCAAGGCTCCGGGCGTCGTCACGCGCGGCACGGCCGACACGACCGTCACGCTGACGGCGTCGGTGCCGGACACCGACGCGGAGCGGGAGTTGACGGTCACGGTGAAGGCGGCGCCGGTCGACCTCGACACCGACTACTCGGCCGGATACCTCTGGACGCACTTCGCAACGGAGGGCGGCTACGAGAAGATCTTCTTCGGCCACAGCGATGACGGCCTGCACTGGTCGAAGCTGAACGACAACTCCCCGATCCTCGCCAACCTGGGCGGCGACCTCGGCGTGCGCGACCCGCATCTGGTGCGCGCCCCCGAGGGCGACAAGTACTGGATCATCGGCACGGATCTGCACGCCGAAGGCGGCGGACCGGGTGGTTCGGGTTGGGATCAGCTCAACGCCAGCCAGAATATCGTCGTCTGGGAGTCCACCGACCTCGTGAACTGGAGCGACCAGCGCATCGTCTTCGCGGGCTTCGAACACGCGGGCAACGTGTGGGCGCCCGAGGCGATCTACAACGACGCGACGGGCGAGTATTACGTCTACTGGTCGGCGCGAGACCGCCGCGAGAACGAGACGCCCGACTGGGCGCTGCGGGTCTACCTCACCAAGACCCGCGACTTCGTGAACTTCACCGAGCCGCAGGTGTGGGCATCGCTGAATGCTCAAGGTGACGGCCAGACAGGCCCGAACATCATCGACTCGACGATCGCAAAGGAGGGCGACACGTACTACCGCTTCTCCACGTCCGACTGGCACACGATCGTCGACACATCCACGAGCCTCGACGGTCCGTGGCAGACCGTGATCGATCGCGAGGAGGCGGCATCGCATGGCCTCAAGCCGCGCATGGAGGGCCACACGGTATACCAGTTGCCCGACGACCGCTGGGCCGTGATGGGTGATGACAGCGGCTACTACGGGCACACCGCCGACACACTCGCCGGAGGGCAGTTCACGCAGCTGACGGCCGGTGCCGGTGCCGACCAGTACTCGTTCGACCAGCGATTCCGGCACGGGTCGGTTCTGCCGCTCTCGGCCGCTGAGGAATCGCGCCTGCTCGAGGCGTACGGCGAGCCGCCCGAAGAACCGGAGGAGCCTGAGGAACCGCAGCAGACACCTATCGCCGAGTACACCTTCGACGACGGCACTCTGACGGACTCGGTCGGCGACGCCGATCTCATCGCGAGCGGCACGGCAGCCGTTGCCACGGATGCCACGAAAGGACAGGCGCTACGACTGACCGGGGCCGCGAACGGCTTCGCGTCGTTCCCGACCGGCTTCTACGACGGACGCAGCACCATGACCGTGTCGATGGACGTCAAGTCCGAGAAGACGAGCGGCAACTTCTTCACCTTCGCGCTCGGTGCGGATTCGACGAAGTACTACTTCCTCCGCGTGCGTGGCGGTGACGTGCGCAGCGCCATAACGCCGAACTCGTGGCAGAACGAGTCCGCGGTCACCGGATCGGTGACCGCAGGTGAGTGGCACCGCATCGACGTGGTCTTCGAGGGCGCGACGATGACCGTATACGCCGACGGCGTGAGGCTCGGCGAGAACACCGCGCTCAACACCACCGTGGCCGATCTCGGATCAGACCTGGTCGGCTACCTCGGCAAGTCGTTCTATTCGGCCGACGGGTACTTCCAGGGCTGGTTCGACAACGTGCGGGTCTACAATCGCGCGCTTCCGGCTGCAGAGATCCTTGCGAACGCGGGGGCGACCGACCAGCTCATCGACATCTCCCTCGAAAACCCCGGCGTTCTGAAGACCGACCCCATCGTCGACGGGGATGCCCACACGGTGATCTTCCCCGTGAAGAAGGGAACGGATGTCTCGGCGCTCGCTCCCACGTTCGCGGTCGCCGAGGGGGTCAGCGTGTCGCCCGCGTCGGGTACGACGGTCGACCTGTCCGAGCCGGTCGAGTACACGCTCACCGAACCGGACGCCTCCACCACGACCTGGCACATGGAAACGCGGGTCGTCGGAAGCCCGGTTCTTCCCGGCCTGCACGCCGACCCGAACATCGCGGTGTTCGGCGACACCTATTACCTGTACGTGACCAGCGACGGGTATCCGGGCTGGGGCGGCAAGGAGTTCTACGTCTGGAAGTCGAAGGACCTCGTCGATTGGGAGCGCTCGGAGGAGCCGTTCCTGACTCTCGACGGCGCGAACGGGAACGTCCCTTGGGCGACCGGGAACGCCTGGGCGCCGACGATCATCGAGCGGGACGGGAAGTACTACTTCTACTTCAGCGGACACAACCCGACGCACGACCGGAAGACGATCGGCGTGGCCGTCGCCGACAGCCCCGAAGGACCCTTCACCGCACAGCCGACCGCGATGATCCTCAACACCGAAGCGGTCACGTCGGGGCAGGCGATCGACCCGGCGGCGTTCCACGACCCGGTGACCGGTAAGTACTACTTGGCGTGGGGCAACGGCGGACCGTCGAACGGCCCGGTTCTCGCAGAGCTGGCCGACGACATGGTGTCGATCAAGCCCGGAAGCTACGAGCGCATCAGCGGCCTGACGGACTTCCGGGAGGGACTGTTCTTCAACTACCGCGATGGCGTCTACCACCTCACCTACTCGATCGACGACACGGGGTCGGAGAACTACCGGGTCGGCTACGCGACGGCGACGAGCATGGCGGGTCCGTGGACGTACCGAGGGGTGATCCTGCAGAAGGACCTGTCGCTGGGGATCAAGGGCCCCGGCCACAGTTCGATCATCAACGTTCCGGGGACCGACGACTGGTATATCGCCTATCACCGGTTCGCCATTCCCGGCGGCGACGGCAATCACCGAGAGACGACGATCGACAAGCTCGAGTTCGGTCCAGACGGCCTCATGCAGCCGGTGACCCCGACGCTCGAGAGCGTGGTGCCGCAGGCGATCGAGCATCCATCGAGCGGGCCCGACGTCGAAGTCATCGCTGCGACGCGTTGTGTCGCGGGCAAGGTCTACCTGACCGTGCGCAGCCAGAACCGCGACGACCTGCCGGTCACGCTGCAGGTGCAGACCGCATACGGTGCGAAGACCATCGCTGACGTGGCGCCCGGAAAGGCGGCCACGCAAGCGTTCGCCACGCGCGTGGCGAATGTCGACGCCGGCGTTGCGACCGTCACGGCGACGGTCGACGGCGAGACGGTCAGCTCGGTGGTCGAAGCACCCTTCGAAGGGCAGGCATGCGGCTGA
- a CDS encoding PLP-dependent aminotransferase family protein encodes MTGVRLASADLIALAEFAETTPRGIAGVVARLVNSGELGVGTRLPTVRELASELGVSPATVSQAWQALSRTGLIESRGRAGSFVRPLSQGWLAPRMRGMAAPNDPVRLDLSRGTPDPLLLPALGPALSRVSARAETGSYQAEPVIPALVDVIADSWTCDAETIMVVDGALDAISRTLEQLVRFGDRVVVESPGFPPFLDLLEVLGAEAVPVPLDEHGMLPEALARALLLRPVAVLLQPRAQNPTGASMNAERAEALARVIRSAADVDDLVVIEDDHSGLISTETDVSLGALLPGRVVHVRSFSKSHGPDLRIAAIGGPRDLVERVVARRMLGPGWTSRMVQTILLDLLTEGASIDAVAEARRRYYTRQRALGDALRARGVEVAPADGINLWMPVVSERSALVQLAAAGIRVAAGTPFLAASDAADAAGGSRGARRQPGGDFVRVTVGLLRDGTDEVADALASAAQHVAAGGY; translated from the coding sequence ATGACTGGTGTTCGACTGGCGAGTGCCGACCTCATCGCGCTCGCGGAGTTCGCTGAGACGACCCCCCGAGGCATCGCCGGCGTCGTCGCACGGCTCGTGAACTCCGGCGAGCTCGGCGTCGGCACGCGCCTGCCCACCGTTCGCGAGCTCGCGAGTGAGCTCGGCGTGAGTCCGGCAACGGTGAGCCAGGCCTGGCAGGCGCTCTCGCGCACGGGCCTCATCGAATCGCGCGGGCGGGCCGGCAGCTTCGTGCGGCCGTTGTCGCAGGGCTGGCTCGCGCCGCGGATGCGCGGCATGGCGGCGCCGAACGACCCCGTTCGGCTCGACCTCTCGCGCGGCACGCCCGACCCGCTGCTGCTGCCGGCGCTCGGCCCCGCGCTCTCGCGGGTGTCGGCGCGCGCCGAGACCGGGAGCTACCAGGCGGAGCCCGTGATCCCGGCGCTCGTCGACGTGATCGCCGACTCCTGGACCTGCGACGCCGAGACGATCATGGTCGTCGACGGCGCCCTCGACGCGATCTCGCGCACGCTCGAGCAGCTCGTGCGCTTCGGCGACCGCGTCGTGGTCGAGAGCCCGGGCTTCCCGCCGTTCCTCGACCTGCTCGAAGTGCTCGGCGCCGAGGCGGTGCCCGTGCCGCTCGACGAGCACGGAATGCTGCCCGAGGCGCTCGCCCGCGCACTCCTGCTCCGCCCGGTCGCCGTGCTGCTGCAGCCGAGGGCGCAGAACCCGACCGGCGCCTCGATGAACGCCGAGCGGGCGGAGGCGCTCGCCCGCGTCATCCGCTCGGCCGCCGATGTCGACGACCTCGTCGTCATCGAAGACGACCACTCCGGCCTCATCTCGACCGAGACCGACGTCTCGCTCGGCGCCCTGCTGCCCGGCCGCGTCGTGCATGTGCGCAGCTTCTCGAAGTCGCACGGCCCCGACCTGCGCATCGCCGCGATCGGCGGGCCGCGCGATCTCGTCGAACGCGTCGTCGCCCGGCGCATGCTCGGACCCGGCTGGACCTCGCGCATGGTGCAGACGATCCTGCTCGACCTGCTGACCGAGGGCGCCTCGATCGATGCGGTCGCCGAGGCACGCCGTCGGTACTATACGCGGCAGCGAGCACTCGGAGATGCGCTTCGTGCGCGCGGAGTCGAGGTCGCCCCCGCCGACGGCATCAACCTGTGGATGCCCGTGGTGAGCGAACGCTCGGCACTCGTGCAACTCGCCGCCGCCGGCATCCGCGTCGCAGCGGGCACGCCGTTCCTTGCGGCATCCGACGCCGCGGACGCGGCGGGCGGCTCCCGTGGCGCTCGCCGCCAGCCGGGCGGCGATTTCGTGCGGGTGACCGTCGGCTTGCTGCGCGACGGCACCGACGAGGTCGCGGATGCGCTCGCGTCGGCCGCGCAGCACGTGGCGGCCGGCGGGTACTGA
- a CDS encoding nitrilase-related carbon-nitrogen hydrolase yields the protein MTIVRAAITQTTWTGDKESMLDKHEQFARDAKAQGAEVICFQELFYGPYFGITEDVKYYDYAEPADGPIVQRFAALAKELGMVMVLPIYEEEQPGVYYNTAVVVDSDGTILGSYRKHHIPNLDKFWEKFYFRPGNLGYPVFDTAVGPIGVYICYDRHFPEGWRELGLNGAQIVFNPNATKPGLSNRLWEIEQPAAAAANGYFVAAANRVGLEDNEYGELAVNFYGKSQFADPQGNIVGGYGSAEHEEIVIRDLDLDMIRDVRNAWQFYRDRRPDSYTSIPKP from the coding sequence ATGACGATCGTCCGAGCGGCCATCACGCAGACGACCTGGACCGGCGACAAGGAGTCCATGCTCGACAAGCACGAGCAGTTCGCCCGCGATGCCAAGGCGCAGGGCGCCGAGGTCATCTGCTTCCAGGAGCTCTTCTACGGCCCGTACTTCGGCATCACCGAAGACGTGAAGTACTACGACTACGCCGAGCCGGCCGACGGGCCGATCGTGCAGCGCTTCGCCGCGCTCGCGAAAGAGCTCGGCATGGTCATGGTGCTGCCGATCTACGAAGAAGAGCAGCCGGGCGTGTACTACAACACCGCGGTCGTCGTCGATTCCGACGGCACGATCCTCGGGTCGTACCGCAAGCACCACATCCCGAACCTCGACAAGTTCTGGGAGAAGTTCTACTTCCGCCCCGGCAACCTCGGCTACCCCGTGTTCGACACGGCCGTCGGGCCGATCGGCGTGTACATCTGCTACGACCGGCACTTTCCAGAGGGCTGGCGCGAGCTCGGCCTGAACGGCGCGCAGATCGTCTTCAACCCGAACGCGACGAAGCCCGGCCTGTCGAACCGCCTGTGGGAGATCGAGCAGCCGGCGGCCGCCGCCGCCAACGGCTACTTCGTGGCCGCGGCCAACCGGGTCGGCCTCGAAGACAACGAGTACGGCGAACTCGCCGTGAACTTCTACGGCAAGAGCCAGTTCGCCGATCCGCAGGGCAACATCGTCGGCGGGTACGGCTCGGCCGAGCACGAGGAGATCGTCATCCGCGATCTCGACCTCGACATGATCCGCGATGTGCGCAACGCCTGGCAGTTCTACCGCGATCGCCGCCCCGACTCCTACACGTCCATCCCCAAGCCGTAA
- the hydA gene encoding dihydropyrimidinase, producing the protein MTTTLIRGGTVVSATGRAAADVLVDGETIRAVLEPGSSLLGTDVAASVDRVIDATGRYLIPGGIDAHTHMQLPFGGTEASDTFETGTRAAAWGGTTSIIDFAVQTYGQRIEDGLAAWHEKAGGNCAIDYGFHQIVGDVNEASLATLRRLPDEGITSFKMFMAYPGVFYSDDAQVLRAMQVSRDTGMLTMMHAENGPAIDVLAAQLVEQGKTDPYYHGIARAWEMEEEATHRAIMLAKLTGAPLYVVHVSAKQAVEQVAWARDKGQNVYGETCPQYLYLSLEDQLGASGPEWGSFEGAKWVCSTPLRSREEGHQSAMWQALRTNDLQMVSTDHCPFCMKDQKELGAGDFRKIPNGIGSIEHRMDLMYQGVVTGEITLERWVELTSTTPARMFGLYGTKGVIQPGADADIVVYDPNGHTSIGREKTHHMNMDYSAWEGYEIDGHVDTVLSRGKVIVDGDEYLGAKGDGRFLKRGLSQYLI; encoded by the coding sequence ATGACCACGACCCTGATCCGAGGCGGCACCGTCGTCAGCGCGACCGGTCGCGCCGCCGCCGACGTGCTCGTCGACGGTGAGACCATCCGCGCCGTGCTCGAGCCGGGCAGCAGCCTCCTGGGCACGGATGTCGCGGCATCCGTCGACCGGGTGATCGACGCCACCGGCCGGTACTTGATCCCTGGGGGCATCGATGCCCACACCCACATGCAACTGCCGTTCGGCGGCACCGAGGCATCCGACACCTTCGAGACGGGAACCCGGGCCGCAGCCTGGGGCGGCACGACCTCGATCATCGACTTCGCCGTGCAGACCTACGGGCAGCGCATCGAAGACGGACTCGCGGCCTGGCACGAGAAGGCGGGCGGCAACTGCGCGATCGACTACGGCTTCCACCAGATCGTCGGCGACGTGAACGAGGCGTCGCTCGCGACGCTGCGGCGCCTGCCCGACGAGGGCATCACGAGCTTCAAGATGTTCATGGCCTACCCGGGCGTCTTCTACTCCGATGACGCGCAGGTGCTGCGGGCCATGCAGGTCTCGCGCGACACCGGCATGCTCACGATGATGCACGCCGAGAACGGCCCCGCGATCGACGTGCTCGCCGCGCAACTCGTGGAGCAGGGCAAGACCGACCCCTACTACCACGGCATCGCACGCGCCTGGGAGATGGAGGAGGAGGCCACGCATCGGGCGATCATGCTCGCCAAGCTCACGGGCGCACCGCTCTATGTCGTGCACGTCTCGGCGAAGCAGGCCGTCGAGCAGGTCGCCTGGGCCAGAGACAAGGGTCAGAACGTCTACGGCGAGACCTGCCCGCAGTACCTCTACCTGTCGCTCGAAGACCAGCTCGGAGCATCCGGACCGGAATGGGGCTCGTTCGAGGGCGCGAAATGGGTCTGCTCGACACCGCTCCGCTCGCGCGAGGAAGGCCACCAGAGCGCGATGTGGCAGGCGCTGCGCACGAACGACCTGCAGATGGTCTCGACCGACCACTGCCCGTTCTGCATGAAAGACCAGAAGGAGCTCGGCGCCGGCGACTTCCGCAAGATCCCGAACGGCATCGGGTCGATCGAGCACCGCATGGACCTCATGTACCAGGGGGTCGTGACCGGCGAGATCACCCTCGAACGCTGGGTCGAGCTGACATCGACGACGCCGGCCCGCATGTTCGGGCTGTACGGCACCAAGGGCGTCATCCAGCCGGGCGCCGATGCCGACATCGTCGTCTACGACCCGAACGGCCACACCTCGATCGGGCGGGAGAAGACGCACCACATGAACATGGACTATTCCGCGTGGGAGGGCTACGAGATCGACGGCCACGTCGACACCGTGCTCTCGCGCGGCAAGGTCATCGTCGACGGCGACGAGTACCTCGGGGCCAAGGGCGACGGCCGGTTCCTGAAGCGCGGTCTCAGCCAGTACCTCATCTGA
- a CDS encoding TIGR03842 family LLM class F420-dependent oxidoreductase, whose protein sequence is MEFGAVLQTNPPASRTIQLAKLAEVHGFSHVWTFDSHILWQEPYVIYSQILAQTQRIKVGPFVTNPATRDWTVTASVFATLNEMFGNRTVCGIGRGDSAVRVTNGKPTTMTELRESIHVIRELGNSRPVEYHGSTIQFPWSRGSELEVWVAAYGPMALRVAGEVGDGFILQLADVDIAAWMIKHVRDAAEAAGRDPMSVKFCVAAPMYIGDDWEHMREQCRWFGGMVGNHVADLVAKYGAHGTVPDALTDYIAAREGYDYNEHGRAGNAHTTFVPDEIVDRFCVVGTAEQHIEKLEQLKALGVDQFAGYLQHDNKEETLRVYGETVIPALSEHVTAKA, encoded by the coding sequence ATGGAGTTCGGAGCGGTCCTGCAGACCAACCCACCGGCGTCGCGCACCATCCAGCTCGCGAAACTCGCGGAGGTGCACGGGTTCAGCCACGTGTGGACCTTCGACTCGCACATCCTGTGGCAGGAACCGTACGTCATCTACAGCCAGATCCTCGCGCAGACGCAGCGCATCAAGGTCGGGCCGTTCGTCACGAATCCGGCCACCCGCGACTGGACGGTGACGGCGTCGGTGTTCGCCACGCTCAACGAGATGTTCGGCAACCGCACGGTGTGCGGCATCGGTCGCGGCGATTCGGCCGTGCGGGTGACCAACGGCAAGCCGACGACGATGACCGAGCTCCGCGAGTCGATCCACGTGATCCGCGAACTCGGCAACTCGCGGCCCGTCGAATATCACGGCTCGACGATCCAGTTCCCGTGGAGCCGTGGTTCCGAGCTCGAGGTGTGGGTGGCGGCGTACGGGCCGATGGCGCTGCGCGTCGCCGGCGAGGTGGGCGACGGATTCATCCTGCAGCTCGCCGACGTCGACATCGCGGCCTGGATGATCAAGCATGTGCGCGACGCAGCAGAGGCTGCGGGTCGCGACCCGATGTCGGTCAAGTTCTGCGTCGCGGCGCCCATGTACATCGGCGACGACTGGGAGCACATGCGCGAGCAGTGCCGCTGGTTCGGCGGCATGGTCGGCAACCACGTCGCCGACCTCGTGGCGAAGTACGGCGCGCACGGCACGGTGCCCGACGCCCTCACCGACTACATCGCGGCCCGCGAGGGGTACGACTACAACGAGCACGGCCGGGCCGGCAACGCGCACACGACCTTCGTGCCCGACGAGATCGTCGACCGGTTCTGCGTGGTCGGCACCGCCGAACAGCACATCGAGAAGCTCGAACAGCTGAAGGCGCTCGGCGTCGACCAGTTCGCCGGCTACCTCCAGCACGACAACAAGGAGGAGACGTTGCGGGTCTACGGCGAGACCGTGATCCCGGCGCTCTCGGAGCACGTGACGGCGAAGGCATGA
- a CDS encoding ABC transporter permease, with the protein MIETRVRETRATDAAAPAPGIRAPRRPGRGAGELGRWAWGVAGILVIALIWESYKLLAPADGVVIGGLRVLPRPTDLAMPHVWDMGARLAEPVTRADGALPLWAVVALAALTTLGIAAVGWLVGVVVGIGLALVMERWRIAEWGLLPWIVLSQTVPLIAFAPVVKSWGSRVEIGSFEWQDWMSVALIASYLAFFPIAVGALKGLQSPDRIHTELMQTYAAGYWQTLMKLRFPASVPYLLPALRLGAANAVIGAVVAEVSTGLQGGIGRILIQFAGQASGDPAKAWGPIFGSVVLGLVAAGSVALLGVILRNYRRTEEAA; encoded by the coding sequence ATGATCGAGACCCGCGTGCGCGAGACGAGAGCGACGGATGCCGCGGCGCCGGCGCCAGGCATCCGCGCGCCTCGTCGCCCGGGGCGCGGGGCGGGCGAACTCGGCCGCTGGGCGTGGGGCGTGGCCGGCATCCTGGTCATCGCGCTCATCTGGGAGTCGTACAAGCTGCTCGCGCCCGCCGACGGCGTCGTGATCGGCGGTCTCCGGGTGCTGCCCCGACCGACCGACCTCGCGATGCCGCACGTCTGGGACATGGGCGCCCGTCTCGCCGAGCCCGTGACGCGGGCCGACGGTGCACTGCCGCTGTGGGCCGTGGTCGCGCTCGCCGCGCTGACGACGCTCGGCATCGCCGCCGTCGGATGGCTCGTGGGCGTCGTCGTGGGCATCGGCCTCGCGCTCGTGATGGAGCGCTGGCGGATCGCCGAGTGGGGGCTGCTGCCGTGGATCGTGCTCAGCCAGACCGTGCCGCTGATCGCCTTCGCGCCGGTCGTGAAGAGCTGGGGATCGCGAGTCGAGATCGGCTCCTTCGAGTGGCAGGACTGGATGTCGGTCGCGCTCATCGCGAGCTATCTCGCCTTCTTCCCGATCGCGGTGGGTGCGCTCAAGGGCCTGCAGTCACCCGACCGCATCCACACCGAGCTCATGCAGACGTACGCCGCCGGCTACTGGCAGACGCTCATGAAGCTCCGCTTCCCGGCATCGGTGCCCTACCTGCTGCCGGCGCTCCGGCTCGGCGCGGCGAACGCCGTGATCGGTGCGGTCGTCGCAGAGGTCTCGACGGGCCTCCAGGGCGGCATCGGCCGCATCCTGATCCAATTCGCCGGGCAGGCCTCGGGCGACCCGGCGAAGGCATGGGGGCCGATCTTCGGCTCGGTCGTGCTCGGGCTCGTCGCCGCCGGATCGGTCGCGCTCCTCGGCGTGATCCTCAGGAACTATCGACGAACGGAGGAGGCGGCATGA
- a CDS encoding ABC transporter ATP-binding protein — MTDATPAGVQVSAVEISGVDKVFETRSGQVQALDSIDLTVAAGEFVSLIGPSGCGKSTLMRLIADLDEPSSGTLSVFGKPASRARLDQEYGIAFQQAGLLPWRTVAGNVALPLELHGVASAARGARVAELLDMVGLSDFADRFPDQLSGGMQQRVAIARALAEQPRLLLMDEPFGALDEMTREKMQTELVRISAETGAAVVFVTHSIPEAVFLSDRVVVMSPRPGRIQEIVPMRLGIDAQRAARTEELREERGFFDMVTAVREALHGGSPVAAGARGVENR, encoded by the coding sequence ATGACGGACGCGACGCCCGCAGGGGTGCAGGTCAGCGCAGTCGAGATCAGCGGTGTCGACAAGGTCTTCGAGACCCGCAGCGGTCAGGTGCAGGCGCTCGACTCGATCGACCTGACCGTCGCGGCGGGCGAGTTCGTCTCACTCATCGGGCCGAGCGGATGCGGCAAGTCGACGCTCATGCGCCTCATCGCCGATCTCGACGAGCCGAGTTCCGGCACGCTCTCGGTGTTCGGCAAGCCCGCGAGTAGGGCCCGGCTCGACCAGGAGTACGGCATCGCGTTCCAGCAGGCCGGGCTGCTGCCGTGGCGTACCGTCGCGGGCAACGTCGCCCTGCCGCTCGAACTGCACGGCGTCGCATCCGCCGCCCGTGGTGCTCGCGTCGCCGAACTGCTCGACATGGTCGGCCTCTCGGACTTCGCCGACCGCTTCCCCGACCAACTGTCGGGCGGCATGCAGCAGCGCGTGGCGATCGCGCGCGCCCTGGCCGAGCAGCCGCGGTTGCTGCTCATGGACGAGCCGTTCGGCGCACTCGACGAGATGACGCGCGAGAAGATGCAGACCGAACTCGTGCGCATCTCGGCCGAGACCGGTGCGGCGGTCGTCTTCGTGACGCACTCCATTCCCGAGGCGGTGTTCCTCTCCGACCGGGTCGTCGTGATGTCGCCGCGGCCCGGTCGCATTCAGGAGATCGTGCCGATGCGACTCGGCATCGACGCGCAGCGCGCCGCCCGCACCGAAGAGCTCCGCGAGGAGCGGGGCTTCTTCGACATGGTCACCGCGGTGCGCGAGGCGCTCCACGGCGGCTCGCCGGTCGCGGCCGGCGCCCGCGGAGTGGAGAACCGCTGA